The following are encoded in a window of Clostridia bacterium genomic DNA:
- a CDS encoding bifunctional oligoribonuclease/PAP phosphatase NrnA translates to MIIDRIITLIKDAENIAIMPHISVDGDGLGSSLALGLTLKKMGKKVTVYLEEDVPYIYDFLPGKELVSIVNDICKYKNTDGYDLAIALDTGDMKRLGDRADIFERAKITVNIDHHATNTEFAFINYVQPGSAAVGEIVYQMIKVMGQSLDAETATCLYVAITTDTGGFRFSNTTSATHQITADLINNGVNVAEISQKVFETASLEKTKLMGEAVSSLELHENGKIALIILTDEMMKKAGASEEDCDGIVNLGRNIKGVEVAVMMRQKANGAIKVNFRSKSYVDVAAIAGLFKGGGHKRAAGCIIEGKSTDEAKKMLIEDIKGTF, encoded by the coding sequence ATGATTATAGACAGAATAATTACATTAATCAAGGATGCTGAAAATATTGCCATAATGCCTCATATTTCAGTAGATGGGGATGGCCTCGGTTCAAGTCTTGCATTAGGCCTTACGCTTAAAAAAATGGGAAAGAAAGTAACGGTTTACCTTGAAGAGGATGTTCCCTACATATATGATTTTTTACCGGGTAAAGAGCTGGTAAGTATTGTTAATGATATCTGCAAGTACAAAAATACAGATGGGTATGATTTGGCTATAGCATTGGATACGGGAGACATGAAAAGGCTGGGGGACAGAGCGGATATTTTTGAAAGGGCTAAAATAACTGTAAATATTGACCACCATGCTACAAATACTGAGTTTGCGTTTATAAATTACGTTCAACCCGGATCAGCTGCAGTGGGAGAAATAGTATATCAAATGATAAAAGTGATGGGACAAAGCCTGGATGCCGAGACAGCAACGTGCCTCTATGTCGCAATTACAACGGATACTGGTGGGTTTAGGTTCAGCAATACCACTTCTGCAACGCATCAGATAACTGCTGACCTGATTAATAATGGGGTAAATGTTGCAGAAATATCTCAGAAGGTTTTTGAAACTGCTTCACTGGAAAAAACAAAACTAATGGGAGAAGCGGTAAGTTCTCTAGAATTACATGAAAATGGTAAGATTGCTTTAATTATCCTGACAGATGAGATGATGAAAAAAGCAGGTGCAAGCGAAGAGGATTGTGACGGAATTGTAAATCTGGGAAGAAACATCAAAGGGGTTGAAGTAGCTGTAATGATGAGGCAGAAAGCTAATGGTGCAATAAAAGTAAACTTTAGATCCAAAAGCTATGTAGATGTAGCAGCAATTGCCGGTTTGTTCAAAGGCGGCGGACATAAAAGGGCTGCTGGATGTATCATAGAGGGTAAATCTACTGATGAAGCAAAAAAAATGCTGATTGAAGATATAAAAGGGACATTTTGA
- the infB gene encoding translation initiation factor IF-2 has product MEKARVYELAKELNTTSKRLMEKLAEINISVKNHMSLLEDKELEALYKHIGIIKHDDSKKAEGDEKKAVSSAAKVDPRKDVKKDAKQAPRIIRTTEIIIDTKKESRDEVVLSNRNDVYRNESRRDAHNDFRGNNRTGQKPEIVRVADSSTGLRPGYIRDDRPAYVKEAKPVNKVETKKDIIKEPAKTEAKSEILPDSKNIQKTMTHNEIENISVKEVKNIEENRKVDEMKKVVVNEENQTAASSQPAGSEKPVQEVKEPKAPEMSGENRVPEHQRQNTNTRTYNDNRQQGGYNRHEGDRPQGGYNRPQGDRPQGGYNRSQGDRPQGGYNRPQGDRPQGGYNRPQGDRPQGGYNRPQGDRPQGGYNRPQGDRPQGGYNRPQGDRPQGGYNRPQGDRPQGGYNRPQGDRPQGGYNRPQGDRPQGGYNRPQGDRPQGGFRSASRPLDIPKIDTSLIQKEEENSMRNEARREFQNKDVDKDSKREQKREVPKGQAGDKDRKFKNQKFIVGQKKGVSEVLSEDFILEEFYDDDGVKSTRRVSKPKKDIRRENESKHIPHRAVLTSIKIPETITVKDLAEALKKTATEVIKKLMALGMMVTLNNELDFDTASIVASEFGVTTEKEVVVNEEDILFDDSDEENEENLQPRPPVVVVMGHVDHGKTSLLDAIRETNVIDSEAGGITQHIGAYMVKINDRNITFLDTPGHEAFTAMRARGAQVTDIAILVVAADDGAMPQTIEAINHAKAANVSIVVAINKIDKPGANPDKVKQELTEYGLVAEEWGGDTIFVPVSAKKRENIDQLLEMVLLTADLQELKANPDRQAKGTVIEAQLDKNKGPVATVLVQRGTLNVGDTIVTGTTVGRIRAMVDDKGHKIKKAGPSTPVEILGMPEVPEAGEIFYEVADEKVAKQLVEKRRLKQKEQQLKASARVSLDDLFNQIKEGKVKDLNIIVKADVQGSVEAVKQSLEKLSNEEVRVKILHGGVGAITEADVTLAQISNAIIIGFNVRPGTNVTEAAQNAGVDMRLYRVIYNAIEDVQAAMKGMLEPTFKEVIQGHAEIRQTFKVSGVGTIAGSYVTDGKIIRNSDVRVVRGGIVVHEGKLASLKRFKDDAKEVAQGFECGLSIERFNDIKEGDIVESYIMEEVAR; this is encoded by the coding sequence TTGGAAAAAGCTAGAGTTTATGAGCTTGCAAAGGAGTTGAATACTACCAGCAAGCGCTTGATGGAGAAATTAGCCGAAATAAATATATCAGTAAAAAATCATATGAGCTTGTTGGAGGATAAAGAGCTGGAAGCTTTATATAAGCATATAGGTATTATAAAACATGATGACAGCAAGAAAGCTGAAGGTGATGAAAAGAAGGCCGTATCATCTGCTGCTAAAGTTGATCCCAGGAAAGACGTGAAAAAGGATGCTAAGCAGGCACCCAGAATAATAAGGACAACGGAGATAATTATTGATACAAAGAAAGAATCACGGGATGAAGTAGTATTATCAAATAGAAATGATGTATACAGGAATGAATCAAGACGTGATGCTCATAACGATTTCAGGGGAAATAACCGTACAGGGCAAAAGCCGGAAATAGTAAGGGTTGCAGATTCAAGCACAGGTTTAAGGCCGGGGTATATAAGGGATGACAGGCCTGCATATGTGAAAGAAGCCAAACCTGTAAATAAAGTTGAAACTAAAAAGGATATTATTAAAGAACCTGCAAAAACAGAAGCTAAAAGTGAAATTTTACCGGATAGTAAAAACATTCAAAAGACTATGACACACAATGAAATAGAAAATATAAGTGTAAAGGAAGTAAAGAATATCGAAGAAAACAGAAAAGTGGATGAGATGAAAAAAGTTGTTGTTAATGAAGAGAATCAAACTGCAGCCAGCAGTCAACCAGCAGGTTCTGAAAAGCCGGTACAAGAGGTAAAAGAACCCAAAGCTCCGGAAATGTCAGGTGAAAACAGAGTGCCTGAACATCAGAGACAAAATACTAATACAAGAACCTATAATGATAATCGCCAGCAGGGCGGCTATAACAGACATGAGGGAGACAGACCGCAGGGCGGTTATAACAGACCCCAGGGAGACAGACCGCAGGGCGGTTATAACAGATCCCAGGGAGACAGACCGCAGGGCGGTTATAACAGACCCCAGGGAGACAGACCGCAGGGCGGCTATAACAGACCTCAGGGAGACAGACCGCAGGGCGGTTATAACAGACCCCAGGGAGACAGACCGCAGGGCGGCTATAACAGACCCCAGGGAGACAGACCACAAGGCGGTTATAACAGACCTCAGGGAGACAGACCACAAGGCGGTTATAACAGACCCCAGGGTGATAGACCACAGGGCGGCTATAACAGACCCCAGGGTGATAGACCACAGGGCGGCTATAACAGACCTCAGGGTGATAGACCACAGGGCGGCTATAACAGACCTCAGGGTGATAGACCGCAGGGTGGATTCAGATCTGCATCCAGACCTTTGGATATACCTAAAATAGATACATCGCTTATACAAAAGGAAGAAGAGAATTCAATGCGCAATGAAGCAAGGCGTGAATTCCAGAATAAGGATGTAGATAAGGATTCCAAGAGAGAGCAGAAGAGGGAAGTGCCAAAGGGTCAGGCCGGAGATAAGGATAGAAAATTTAAAAACCAGAAGTTTATCGTTGGTCAGAAAAAGGGTGTTTCTGAAGTACTTTCCGAGGACTTTATACTTGAAGAGTTTTATGATGATGATGGTGTAAAAAGTACAAGGAGAGTATCGAAGCCTAAAAAGGATATAAGAAGAGAAAATGAAAGCAAGCATATACCTCATAGAGCAGTTCTCACTTCAATAAAGATTCCTGAAACAATAACCGTGAAGGATCTTGCTGAAGCTTTGAAAAAAACCGCAACTGAAGTAATTAAAAAGCTTATGGCACTTGGAATGATGGTTACCTTGAATAATGAACTTGATTTCGATACGGCTTCAATTGTTGCTTCTGAATTTGGTGTCACAACGGAAAAGGAAGTTGTGGTCAATGAAGAAGATATTCTGTTTGATGACTCGGATGAAGAGAATGAAGAGAATTTACAGCCAAGACCTCCTGTTGTTGTAGTAATGGGACACGTTGACCATGGTAAAACTTCACTTCTGGATGCCATCAGGGAAACAAATGTTATTGACAGCGAGGCCGGCGGTATAACCCAGCATATTGGTGCATACATGGTAAAAATAAACGACAGGAATATTACATTCCTTGATACTCCGGGACATGAAGCTTTTACAGCAATGAGAGCAAGAGGTGCTCAAGTAACGGATATAGCCATACTTGTTGTAGCAGCAGATGACGGCGCTATGCCACAGACTATTGAAGCTATAAATCATGCAAAGGCTGCAAATGTCTCAATTGTTGTAGCAATTAACAAAATAGACAAACCCGGTGCAAATCCTGACAAGGTAAAACAGGAACTTACCGAGTATGGTCTGGTTGCTGAAGAATGGGGTGGAGATACAATATTTGTTCCAGTTTCTGCAAAGAAAAGGGAAAATATTGACCAGCTTCTGGAAATGGTATTGCTTACAGCAGATTTGCAGGAATTAAAAGCGAACCCAGACAGACAAGCAAAGGGTACGGTTATCGAAGCTCAGCTGGATAAAAACAAAGGGCCTGTAGCTACGGTTCTTGTTCAAAGAGGTACCTTGAATGTCGGGGATACTATAGTAACCGGAACAACAGTAGGAAGAATCAGAGCAATGGTAGATGACAAGGGGCACAAAATAAAGAAAGCAGGACCATCTACTCCTGTTGAGATACTTGGAATGCCTGAAGTTCCTGAAGCAGGTGAAATCTTCTATGAAGTAGCCGATGAAAAGGTAGCAAAGCAACTGGTTGAAAAGAGAAGGCTTAAGCAGAAAGAACAACAGCTTAAGGCATCTGCAAGGGTATCGCTGGATGATCTGTTCAATCAGATTAAAGAAGGCAAGGTGAAGGACCTTAATATAATTGTAAAAGCGGATGTACAGGGTTCTGTAGAAGCTGTCAAGCAATCACTGGAAAAACTGAGCAATGAAGAAGTCAGAGTAAAGATTCTTCACGGCGGTGTAGGTGCAATAACAGAAGCAGATGTTACGCTTGCGCAGATATCAAATGCAATAATCATAGGATTTAACGTTAGGCCGGGTACAAATGTTACCGAAGCTGCACAAAATGCCGGTGTTGACATGAGATTGTACAGAGTCATCTATAACGCAATTGAAGATGTTCAAGCCGCAATGAAGGGTATGCTAGAGCCTACCTTCAAAGAAGTTATACAAGGGCATGCAGAAATAAGACAGACATTCAAAGTGTCAGGTGTAGGTACTATAGCCGGTAGCTATGTAACTGATGGAAAAATAATAAGGAATTCGGATGTTAGAGTTGTACGTGGTGGAATAGTAGTACATGAGGGTAAGCTGGCATCGCTCAAGAGATTTAAAGACGATGCGAAGGAAGTAGCACAAGGCTTTGAATGTGGATTATCCATTGAAAGGTTTAATGATATTAAAGAAGGCGATATCGTAGAATCTTATATAATGGAAGAGGTTGCAAGATAA
- a CDS encoding bifunctional riboflavin kinase/FAD synthetase, with amino-acid sequence MKVIYGRENRSIKSETLCSSGVGLGNFDGLHIGHMALINTLIKESRLNGLCSIVYTFTKHPENILRKKLFTPLLTTEAKKIELLEETYLNYVYFDEFDENFSRMAPEAFVKDILVDKLNTKLAVAGFDYRFGYKGSGDTELLKELGKKYGFKVIVIPPIKIDNEVVSSTKIRNDVSKGYMDQVFKLLGRHYSITAEVVSGRRIGNTIGFPTANINPEDYLILPQRGVYITKTLLDNILYNSITNIGYNPTFEDVNKITVETHITDFEGDIYGKKIEVFFLQKIRDEKKFCSVSELKDQIRKDMLKAREFFNLDG; translated from the coding sequence ATGAAAGTTATTTACGGCAGAGAAAATAGGAGTATTAAGAGTGAAACCCTTTGTTCATCCGGTGTAGGTCTTGGTAACTTTGATGGGCTTCATATAGGCCATATGGCTTTGATTAATACTTTAATCAAGGAATCAAGACTAAACGGCTTATGTTCTATAGTTTATACTTTTACAAAACATCCGGAGAATATACTTAGAAAAAAGCTGTTTACTCCCTTATTAACTACCGAAGCGAAAAAAATTGAGCTTCTGGAAGAGACCTACTTAAACTACGTGTATTTTGATGAATTTGATGAGAACTTTTCCAGAATGGCACCTGAGGCTTTCGTAAAGGACATACTTGTTGACAAGCTAAACACCAAGCTTGCAGTAGCAGGTTTTGACTACAGGTTTGGATACAAAGGCAGTGGTGATACAGAACTGCTGAAGGAACTTGGGAAAAAGTATGGCTTCAAGGTCATAGTAATACCGCCTATAAAGATTGATAATGAGGTTGTGAGCAGTACGAAGATACGCAATGATGTAAGTAAAGGCTATATGGATCAGGTCTTTAAGCTTCTGGGGAGGCATTATTCAATCACGGCAGAAGTGGTAAGTGGCAGGCGTATCGGTAATACGATAGGATTTCCTACTGCCAATATAAATCCGGAGGATTATCTGATTCTGCCGCAGAGGGGTGTATATATCACAAAGACGCTTCTTGATAACATTCTATACAACAGCATAACAAATATAGGCTATAACCCAACCTTCGAAGATGTGAACAAAATAACGGTTGAGACACACATAACTGATTTTGAGGGTGATATATACGGGAAAAAAATAGAGGTATTTTTCCTTCAAAAGATACGTGATGAGAAGAAATTTTGCAGTGTTTCCGAACTGAAGGATCAAATCAGGAAGGATATGCTTAAAGCAAGGGAGTTTTTTAATCTCGATGGCTGA
- the rbfA gene encoding 30S ribosome-binding factor RbfA: MVDRINRISEEMRKEISTIIQNELKDPRLPKLISVVSANVTKDLRYAKVYVSIMGSEEEKKNAIHGLKSAAGFIRREVGHRMQLRYTPEIQFELDNSIEHGVYISKLINETVKHEEKE, from the coding sequence ATGGTAGATAGAATAAACAGGATATCAGAAGAAATGAGAAAAGAAATAAGTACTATTATACAGAACGAGCTTAAGGATCCAAGGCTGCCAAAGCTGATAAGTGTTGTTTCAGCTAATGTTACAAAGGATTTGAGATATGCAAAAGTGTATGTAAGTATCATGGGAAGCGAAGAAGAGAAAAAGAATGCAATACATGGTCTAAAGAGTGCGGCAGGCTTCATCCGCCGTGAAGTGGGACACAGGATGCAGCTCCGGTATACGCCTGAAATTCAATTTGAATTAGATAATTCAATAGAGCATGGCGTATATATATCAAAGCTGATTAATGAAACAGTGAAGCATGAGGAAAAAGAATAA
- the truB gene encoding tRNA pseudouridine(55) synthase TruB: MDGILNILKPPGMTSFDVVGFLRRILKTKKIGHTGTLDPGAVGVLPICIGNATKAIEFMMEKDKLYRAELTLGAETDTQDSSGKVVATYDVNVDETQIRSVMSSFLGTYEQIPPMYSAVKIEGKKLYELAREGKTIEREPRTVEVFSIDILKIKNKETILFDVHCSKGTYIRTLCDDIGKRLGCGGHMSFLIRTKAGPYDISSAITLEEVEMLAEQNKLEERFLPVDTVFQILKPVVLNDADSKRFLNGVFINCADPILEAGENIRVYNNKNCFLALGEVILKQNKLVLKSKKVFNTVSL, encoded by the coding sequence ATGGACGGAATTCTTAACATATTGAAGCCACCGGGAATGACATCTTTTGATGTAGTCGGCTTCTTAAGACGGATACTGAAAACTAAAAAGATAGGGCATACCGGGACCCTTGATCCTGGGGCGGTAGGAGTACTTCCTATCTGTATAGGCAATGCAACAAAAGCAATAGAGTTTATGATGGAAAAGGACAAGCTGTATAGAGCAGAATTGACTCTTGGGGCCGAAACAGATACTCAGGATTCTTCCGGCAAAGTAGTAGCTACTTATGATGTCAATGTAGATGAAACTCAGATAAGAAGCGTTATGAGCAGCTTTCTTGGAACATATGAACAGATACCGCCAATGTATTCTGCTGTAAAGATTGAGGGGAAGAAACTGTACGAACTGGCAAGGGAAGGGAAAACAATTGAGCGGGAACCAAGAACAGTAGAGGTTTTTTCCATAGATATTCTTAAAATCAAAAATAAAGAGACTATCCTGTTTGATGTGCATTGTTCAAAGGGTACATATATAAGGACTCTTTGTGATGATATCGGAAAGCGTCTGGGATGCGGAGGACATATGTCATTTCTCATAAGGACCAAGGCCGGTCCATATGATATTTCTTCTGCAATAACGCTTGAAGAGGTAGAAATGCTTGCAGAGCAAAATAAACTTGAGGAAAGATTTCTACCGGTTGATACGGTTTTTCAAATACTAAAGCCGGTTGTTTTGAATGATGCAGATAGTAAACGTTTTTTGAATGGTGTTTTTATTAACTGCGCCGATCCGATTTTAGAAGCAGGAGAAAATATCAGAGTTTATAACAATAAGAATTGTTTTCTTGCCCTTGGGGAAGTAATCCTCAAACAGAACAAGCTTGTATTGAAGTCAAAGAAAGTTTTTAATACGGTAAGTTTATAA
- the hypF gene encoding carbamoyltransferase HypF, with the protein MADNKRYIIKITGIVQGVGFRPFIYTKAKSLSLNGWVNNISDGVVIEAEGKEGDLAYFVNAIEKDAPALSHIRSIDVTESVTVGYNGFEIRESFKSEENYIYISPDVSVCEDCRRELYDTSDRRYLYPFINCTNCGPRFTITKDTPYDRVNTTMDKFPMCRNCAEEYNNPLDRRYHAQPVSCYECGPKLRLLDNTLKEIFQKDLIEYTIRLMAEGNIIAIKGLGGYHLACDANNETAVRKLRDRKVRDDKPFAVMVRDVETALRLCSASEEEVKLLSSVQKPIVLLKKSRNYDLPVQIAPGNPFLGVMLPYTPVHMLLFKHINTGKKDIWCPDVDSRLSALVMTSGNRSSEPIYYEDNEAFENLKDIADFFLSNDREIHVRTDDSVTRVFSGKEFVIRRSRGYAPIPVVCDIFSEVFSEEVPSVLACGGELKNTFCMNRGNEFFLSHHIGDLENYETLISFEEGIQHFSRILNIDYKVVAYDIHPEYLSSKYSVSVKSDKKIPVQHHHAHIASCMAENNLSENIIGVAFDGTGLGEDGNIWGGEFFSGSYRGFKREGHLDYTGMPGGEAAIREPWRMAVSYLYKYLHAVNGFSEHDWGINCNNTRLFEAIGAGKISIVLQMLERGVNTPLTSSMGRLFDAVSALIGIRHVISYEGQAAIELEYIADMDVQETYEFIITEGEAASAPFRISTEGIIRGILKDMTAGVSNSRISGKFHETAAEIILKGCVHIRKETGLNKVVLSGGVFQNMTLLEKSLNKLRSSGFEAFIHSRVPTNDAGISLGQAVMAIFKA; encoded by the coding sequence ATGGCTGATAATAAGAGATATATAATTAAAATTACAGGGATTGTGCAGGGTGTCGGATTCAGACCTTTTATATACACCAAAGCAAAATCCCTTTCTTTAAATGGATGGGTAAATAATATAAGTGACGGAGTAGTAATAGAAGCTGAAGGAAAAGAGGGCGACCTGGCTTACTTTGTTAATGCTATAGAAAAAGATGCGCCGGCACTTTCACATATCAGAAGTATTGATGTGACAGAGAGTGTGACTGTGGGATATAACGGTTTTGAAATCCGTGAGAGCTTCAAATCAGAGGAAAATTACATATATATTTCTCCTGATGTATCTGTATGTGAGGATTGCAGGAGGGAATTATACGATACTTCCGACAGGAGATATCTATACCCGTTTATTAACTGCACAAATTGTGGACCAAGATTTACCATAACAAAGGATACTCCATACGACAGAGTAAATACTACGATGGATAAATTCCCGATGTGCAGAAATTGTGCTGAGGAGTACAACAATCCCCTGGACAGAAGATACCACGCACAACCGGTATCTTGTTATGAGTGCGGGCCAAAGCTCAGACTGCTTGATAATACACTGAAGGAAATATTTCAAAAAGACCTGATTGAGTATACAATCAGACTGATGGCTGAAGGCAATATAATTGCTATCAAAGGCCTCGGGGGATATCATCTGGCTTGTGATGCAAATAATGAAACTGCTGTCAGAAAGCTGCGTGACAGAAAGGTACGTGACGATAAGCCTTTTGCAGTAATGGTGAGGGATGTTGAAACTGCTTTACGCCTATGTAGTGCCAGTGAAGAGGAAGTAAAACTGCTCAGTTCCGTACAGAAGCCTATAGTTTTACTAAAAAAAAGCAGAAACTATGACCTTCCTGTACAGATAGCACCCGGGAATCCGTTTTTAGGTGTAATGCTGCCGTATACCCCTGTACATATGTTGCTCTTTAAGCATATTAATACAGGAAAGAAGGATATATGGTGTCCGGATGTTGACAGCAGGCTTTCAGCACTGGTTATGACAAGTGGTAACAGAAGCAGTGAGCCTATATATTATGAAGATAATGAAGCTTTTGAAAACTTAAAGGATATAGCTGACTTTTTTTTATCCAATGATAGAGAGATACATGTAAGGACGGATGATTCAGTTACAAGAGTTTTTAGCGGAAAGGAATTCGTAATTAGGCGTTCAAGGGGCTATGCTCCTATACCGGTTGTATGTGACATTTTCAGTGAAGTATTTTCTGAGGAAGTACCGTCGGTTTTAGCTTGTGGCGGTGAACTAAAAAATACATTTTGTATGAACAGAGGAAATGAATTTTTTTTAAGTCATCATATAGGAGATCTTGAGAATTATGAAACATTGATATCTTTTGAGGAAGGAATACAGCACTTTTCAAGGATACTTAACATAGATTACAAAGTAGTCGCCTATGACATTCACCCTGAATACCTGTCTTCAAAGTATTCGGTATCGGTTAAGTCGGATAAAAAGATTCCTGTACAGCATCACCATGCTCATATTGCTTCATGTATGGCGGAAAATAACTTAAGTGAGAATATTATAGGTGTTGCTTTTGATGGTACCGGTTTAGGAGAAGACGGGAATATATGGGGTGGAGAATTTTTTTCAGGGAGCTACCGGGGCTTTAAGCGTGAGGGACATCTTGACTATACAGGTATGCCCGGAGGCGAAGCAGCGATCAGGGAACCATGGAGGATGGCTGTAAGCTATTTGTATAAATATTTACATGCTGTTAACGGATTTTCAGAGCATGACTGGGGAATAAACTGTAATAATACAAGACTTTTTGAAGCAATAGGCGCGGGGAAAATATCTATAGTTCTTCAGATGCTGGAGAGGGGGGTGAACACTCCTTTGACTTCAAGCATGGGTAGGCTTTTCGATGCGGTTTCCGCATTGATAGGCATAAGACATGTTATCAGCTATGAAGGCCAGGCGGCTATCGAACTTGAGTATATTGCAGATATGGATGTTCAGGAAACTTATGAATTTATAATTACTGAAGGTGAAGCTGCTTCAGCTCCCTTCAGAATTTCAACAGAAGGAATTATTAGAGGAATATTGAAGGACATGACAGCCGGTGTTTCAAATAGCCGGATTTCGGGTAAATTTCACGAAACAGCCGCTGAAATCATACTAAAAGGTTGTGTACATATAAGAAAGGAAACAGGCTTAAATAAGGTAGTTTTAAGCGGAGGAGTATTTCAAAACATGACGTTGTTGGAAAAGAGCCTTAATAAATTGAGGAGCTCGGGATTTGAAGCATTTATCCACAGCAGAGTCCCTACCAATGATGCTGGTATTTCATTAGGGCAGGCAGTGATGGCAATTTTTAAAGCTTAA
- a CDS encoding HypC/HybG/HupF family hydrogenase formation chaperone: MCLAIPGKVVKIEEKSSIVEIMGATREVSTELVSGIEIGDYVLVHAGCAIQKIDEEEALNTIQLFKELKELANDK; this comes from the coding sequence ATGTGTCTTGCTATACCGGGTAAGGTAGTTAAGATTGAAGAAAAATCCAGCATTGTTGAAATAATGGGTGCAACCAGGGAAGTGTCGACGGAGCTGGTCAGTGGAATAGAAATTGGTGATTATGTACTTGTACATGCTGGATGTGCCATACAAAAAATAGATGAGGAAGAAGCTTTAAATACAATACAACTGTTTAAGGAATTGAAGGAACTGGCAAATGATAAATAA
- the hypD gene encoding hydrogenase formation protein HypD, giving the protein MINNGKKLVFSEFRNSEQAQKMAAVLKAYKGRRVTIMEVCGTHTMAIFRYGIRDILPESIRLVSGPGCPVCVTPSYYINSAILLSQRSDVIITTFGDMMRVPGSKGSLLKEKAKGSDIRIVYSPLDALRIAEENKGKKVVFLSIGFETTTPVAALSVLNAYEKGLSNFTLLSANKTVPEALKVLSADKDIGVDGYIYPGHVSAIIGTDFYDRIAAEYAVPGVVTGFEPLDVLHSIITLVSNVNNNRIVAENQYSRVVSREGNPLALGKMYEVFEPVDAVWRGIGTIPDSGLKMKDKYAAFDAWNVFGIKWDNIDEPKGCLCGEVLKGRKTPVECGLFNKACTPENPVGACMVSSEGTCAAYHKYGSGGF; this is encoded by the coding sequence ATGATAAATAACGGCAAAAAACTGGTATTTAGTGAATTCAGAAACTCCGAACAAGCACAGAAAATGGCTGCCGTACTTAAAGCATACAAGGGACGCAGAGTGACAATAATGGAAGTATGCGGTACGCATACAATGGCAATATTCAGGTATGGAATTAGGGACATACTTCCGGAAAGTATAAGGCTTGTTTCAGGTCCGGGATGTCCCGTATGTGTAACTCCCTCATACTATATAAACTCTGCCATTTTGCTATCGCAAAGGAGTGATGTCATAATCACGACCTTTGGAGACATGATGAGGGTGCCAGGGAGCAAAGGCTCCCTTCTCAAGGAGAAGGCAAAGGGGAGTGATATAAGGATAGTGTATTCGCCTCTTGATGCGCTGAGAATAGCAGAAGAAAATAAGGGAAAAAAGGTTGTTTTTCTTTCGATAGGGTTTGAAACAACTACTCCTGTTGCGGCCTTGTCTGTTTTGAATGCTTATGAGAAGGGGTTAAGTAATTTTACATTATTGTCGGCTAACAAAACAGTACCTGAAGCGCTGAAAGTACTTTCTGCAGATAAGGATATCGGAGTGGACGGATATATTTACCCGGGGCATGTAAGTGCTATAATAGGTACGGATTTTTATGACAGAATTGCTGCAGAATATGCTGTTCCTGGAGTTGTTACCGGATTTGAGCCCCTTGATGTACTGCATTCAATAATCACATTGGTGTCAAATGTTAATAATAACAGGATTGTTGCAGAGAACCAGTATTCCAGAGTTGTATCAAGAGAGGGAAATCCTCTTGCCCTTGGGAAGATGTATGAGGTATTTGAGCCTGTTGACGCTGTATGGAGAGGTATAGGAACAATACCGGATTCAGGCCTGAAAATGAAAGATAAATATGCTGCATTTGATGCATGGAATGTATTTGGAATAAAATGGGATAATATTGATGAACCAAAGGGCTGTCTATGTGGTGAGGTACTGAAAGGGAGAAAAACTCCGGTAGAATGCGGATTGTTCAACAAAGCGTGTACTCCGGAAAATCCTGTGGGAGCATGCATGGTATCATCTGAAGGAACATGTGCTGCATATCATAAATACGGAAGCGGAGGATTCTAA